A DNA window from Setaria viridis chromosome 2, Setaria_viridis_v4.0, whole genome shotgun sequence contains the following coding sequences:
- the LOC117843996 gene encoding uncharacterized protein — protein MHCPMTHTSGSVFLNGLLHVFANVFPKSVRYKLIIVAIDGKGNTCRGIHWQDKHCGVPVFLGQSNGYLHCISMDETGTGLSIWILEDYRAEKWNLKHTVSFLKLFGREITRDDFRDRCNVAAIHPDCNRFFFVWENELISYDMNRDELCALFNVGRHYGHITPYFPYISESPALSKKH, from the coding sequence ATGCACTGTCCCATGACACACACGAGCGGTAGCGTATTTCTCAATGGATTACTGCATGTATTCGCCAACGTCTTCCCTAAGAGTGTACGCTATAAGCTGATTATAGTTGCTATCGATGGGAAAGGGAACACATGCAGGGGCATCCACTGGCAAGATAAACATTGTGGTGTCCCTGTCTTTCTTGGTCAATCCAATGGgtacttgcattgcatttctatGGATGAGACTGGCACTGGACTGTCCATTTGGATCCTTGAGGACTATCGTGCAGAAAAATGGAACCTGAAGCACACCGTGAGCTTTTTGAAGCTGTTTGGGAGAGAGATTACTCGCGACGATTTCAGAGACCGCTGCAACGTGGCCGCCATCCATCCAGATTGCAATAGGTTTTTCTTTGTGTGGGAGAATGAACTGATATCATATGATATGAATCGTGATGAATTGTGTGCTCTCTTCAATGTTGGACGTCACTATGGGCATATTACTCCTTATTTTCCCTATATCTCGGAGTCGCCGGCGCTCTCAAAGAAGCACTGA